One window of the Allosaccharopolyspora coralli genome contains the following:
- the catA gene encoding catechol 1,2-dioxygenase, whose product MTTTDPSPTAADSGSSATEAFRAAHQGEHGTEQVSAERVATVVHAVLSGVHESIREHEVSYPEFQAAKQWLMNVGEGGEWPLFLDVFVEHAVEEVAARSHEGSQGSILGPYYLPNQTRLPAEASLPARPDEKGTPLVFAGQVRDTSGQPVSGAELDIWHADDEGYYSGFAPGIPEGNLRGVVVTDEQGRFRISTVQPAPYQIPTDGPTGTLITAAGWHPWRPAHLHLIVRAPGHRPITTQLYFEGGDWLDSDVAEATKPELVLDPQRQQDGHLLSEYDFVLEPV is encoded by the coding sequence ATGACCACCACAGACCCGTCGCCCACCGCCGCCGACTCCGGATCGTCGGCAACCGAGGCGTTCCGCGCAGCCCACCAGGGCGAGCACGGCACCGAGCAGGTCTCCGCCGAGCGCGTGGCCACCGTGGTGCACGCCGTGCTCTCGGGCGTGCACGAGTCGATCCGCGAACACGAGGTGTCCTATCCCGAGTTCCAGGCGGCCAAGCAGTGGCTGATGAACGTCGGCGAAGGAGGCGAGTGGCCGCTGTTCCTCGACGTGTTCGTCGAGCACGCCGTGGAAGAGGTCGCCGCGCGAAGCCATGAGGGTTCGCAGGGCAGCATCCTCGGTCCGTACTACCTGCCGAACCAGACCCGGCTGCCTGCGGAGGCGTCGCTTCCGGCCCGGCCCGACGAGAAGGGCACCCCGCTGGTCTTCGCCGGCCAGGTGCGCGACACCTCGGGACAGCCGGTGAGTGGGGCCGAACTCGACATCTGGCACGCCGACGACGAGGGCTACTACTCGGGTTTCGCACCGGGAATTCCGGAGGGAAACCTGCGTGGTGTCGTCGTCACCGACGAACAGGGCCGGTTCCGGATCAGCACGGTGCAGCCCGCGCCGTACCAGATCCCGACCGACGGCCCGACCGGCACGCTCATCACCGCCGCCGGTTGGCATCCGTGGCGTCCCGCTCACCTGCACCTGATCGTGCGGGCGCCGGGACATCGGCCGATCACCACCCAGCTGTACTTCGAGGGTGGCGACTGGCTCGACAGTGACGTGGCGGAAGCGACCAAGCCGGAACTGGTGCTGGATCCGCAACGTCAACAGGACGGTCACCTGCTCTCCGAGTACGACTTCGTCCTCGAACCCGTCTGA
- a CDS encoding alpha/beta fold hydrolase has protein sequence MIEARYLTVDSCLSYVELAGSGPPVLLVHTAGQSGVQWRHTTGALAERGYRVIAPDLPGHGRSEPAPGGAVDDLGVYARWLRNLLDALEVHDPWIVGCSIGGKIALDLAARMADEARGVVAMAAEPMPGEISAAGLRRELEDVAAASRTDRTYLGTLAVVGRDVDPARAELIARMHRREDPEVSTSDLLGWAAHDLTDTLSSITCPARLVIGEDDLWVNSERARRAAEHLPDARCTVLPGIGHYPMEEIVDFPTVLDGWLGELAPTTSRSEVHA, from the coding sequence ATGATCGAGGCCCGCTATCTCACCGTCGACAGCTGCTTGTCCTACGTGGAGCTCGCGGGCTCGGGCCCGCCGGTACTCCTGGTGCACACCGCCGGGCAGTCCGGGGTCCAGTGGCGCCACACCACGGGTGCGCTCGCCGAACGCGGATACCGGGTGATCGCGCCGGACCTGCCCGGCCACGGCCGGTCCGAACCCGCTCCGGGCGGCGCCGTGGACGACCTCGGGGTTTACGCGCGGTGGCTGCGGAACCTGCTCGACGCGCTCGAGGTGCACGATCCCTGGATCGTCGGATGCTCGATCGGCGGCAAGATCGCCCTCGACCTCGCCGCACGGATGGCAGACGAGGCACGGGGCGTCGTGGCGATGGCCGCCGAACCGATGCCGGGTGAGATCAGCGCCGCGGGGCTGCGGCGTGAACTGGAGGATGTCGCCGCGGCGAGCCGCACCGACCGCACCTACCTCGGAACGCTGGCCGTCGTCGGACGCGACGTCGACCCCGCCCGCGCCGAGCTGATCGCGCGCATGCACCGGCGAGAAGACCCGGAAGTGTCCACATCGGACTTACTCGGCTGGGCTGCGCACGACCTCACGGACACGCTGTCGTCGATCACCTGTCCCGCTCGCCTCGTGATCGGCGAAGACGACCTCTGGGTGAACTCCGAGCGGGCACGGCGCGCTGCCGAGCACCTCCCCGACGCACGATGCACCGTGTTGCCCGGGATCGGTCACTACCCGATGGAAGAGATCGTGGACTTCCCGACGGTGCTCGACGGCTGGCTCGGCGAGCTGGCCCCCACTACCTCTCGGAGCGAGGTGCACGCATGA
- a CDS encoding flavin reductase family protein — translation MTLDQREIRNALGRFATGVTVVTCRNEHGEPHGATVNAFTAVSLEPALCQVTLTRKSKACSYLDDAPFAVNVLADDQTSAAWHFAGRPQDPQPEWAQTPLAPVLVGNAATLTCRPWRTYDGGDHLIVLGEIDDIEIRDTEPLLFYAGGFRALRPHDKDHWAVSSDCPEIGWFDAASDFSPLWEHRATAS, via the coding sequence ATGACGCTCGACCAACGAGAAATCCGCAACGCACTCGGCCGGTTCGCGACCGGCGTCACCGTCGTCACGTGCCGCAACGAGCACGGAGAGCCGCACGGCGCCACGGTCAACGCCTTCACCGCCGTCTCTCTCGAGCCCGCCCTGTGCCAGGTGACGCTGACCCGCAAGTCCAAAGCGTGCAGTTACCTCGACGACGCACCGTTCGCGGTGAACGTGCTCGCCGACGACCAGACGAGCGCGGCATGGCACTTCGCGGGTCGCCCCCAGGACCCGCAGCCGGAATGGGCCCAGACCCCGCTCGCGCCGGTTCTCGTCGGCAACGCGGCCACCCTCACGTGCCGGCCCTGGCGCACCTACGACGGCGGCGATCACCTCATCGTGCTCGGCGAGATCGACGACATCGAGATCCGCGACACCGAACCGCTGCTGTTCTACGCAGGGGGATTCCGCGCCCTACGTCCCCACGACAAGGACCACTGGGCCGTGTCGAGCGACTGCCCGGAGATCGGGTGGTTCGACGCGGCGAGCGACTTCTCCCCGTTGTGGGAACACCGCGCCACCGCCTCCTGA
- a CDS encoding cytidyltransferase — MNADARYDGSETVLLDRPSSGPFLWNGLDEVPAGWGPCVVTLGVFDGVHKGHSTVIGHAVRAGRARGLPTVLVTFDPHPARVVGIDRDTATLTTVERRAELVHELGVDAVLVLPFTPELARVTADSFVDRVLVRTLEAREVVVGSNFTFGHKGSGTVDTLRELGRNHGFRAHGVNLTSVRDHPNSSTHVRTCLRSGDVRAATHALGRPHRIDAYCDTTGYLRLPAGTAIPAAGLYVARTGTDTVHVRVSPDGAILLLPPSPGAVNLEFLERRRE, encoded by the coding sequence ATGAACGCTGACGCACGATACGACGGCTCGGAGACCGTTCTGCTCGACAGGCCTTCGTCCGGGCCGTTCCTGTGGAACGGACTCGACGAGGTCCCCGCCGGGTGGGGTCCGTGCGTGGTCACGCTCGGCGTGTTCGACGGAGTCCACAAGGGACATTCGACGGTCATCGGCCACGCGGTCCGTGCGGGACGGGCGCGCGGACTGCCGACCGTGCTGGTGACCTTCGACCCGCATCCCGCCCGAGTCGTCGGCATCGACCGCGACACGGCGACGCTGACCACCGTCGAACGCCGTGCCGAACTCGTCCACGAACTGGGGGTGGACGCGGTGCTGGTACTGCCGTTCACCCCGGAACTCGCCCGAGTTACCGCCGATTCTTTCGTCGACCGGGTGCTGGTGCGGACGTTGGAGGCGCGAGAGGTCGTCGTCGGCAGCAACTTCACGTTCGGCCACAAGGGTTCGGGAACGGTCGACACCCTGCGCGAACTCGGCCGGAACCACGGATTTCGCGCGCACGGCGTCAACTTGACGAGCGTGCGAGACCACCCGAACTCGTCAACGCACGTGCGCACCTGCCTGCGCAGCGGCGATGTTCGCGCCGCGACGCACGCGTTGGGCAGACCGCACCGGATCGACGCCTACTGCGACACCACCGGATACCTGCGGCTTCCCGCGGGAACCGCGATCCCCGCCGCCGGGCTCTATGTCGCCCGCACCGGAACCGACACGGTGCACGTGCGGGTGTCGCCGGACGGCGCGATCCTGCTTCTGCCTCCCTCCCCCGGCGCGGTCAACCTGGAATTCCTCGAGCGACGACGGGAGTGA
- a CDS encoding TetR/AcrR family transcriptional regulator — MNSRSSSVALIGETGRRNEAPILNAALVAFGEEGFNGASMREVAKRAGTSLSNLYNYFPSKAHLLAELLRRANDELLDRTSRAVERIGDGPAARLREAVKAYVEFVVDHQLAALVAISEVRYLQGENRDQVVRARDRTQAIFDEIVAEGAASGLFATPYPQDAARNIVTMCSAISTWYHDTGRLSREDLAQQHAHYALALVETRPGH; from the coding sequence ATGAACAGTCGTTCTTCCTCCGTGGCCCTCATCGGCGAGACCGGGCGACGCAACGAGGCGCCCATCCTCAACGCGGCGCTCGTCGCGTTCGGCGAGGAGGGGTTCAACGGGGCGTCGATGCGCGAGGTCGCCAAGCGCGCGGGAACCAGCCTGTCCAACCTGTACAACTATTTCCCGTCCAAGGCGCACTTGCTCGCGGAACTGTTGCGCCGAGCCAACGACGAACTGCTCGACCGCACGAGCAGGGCCGTCGAGCGGATCGGTGACGGGCCGGCCGCGCGGCTGCGGGAGGCGGTCAAGGCGTACGTGGAGTTCGTCGTGGACCACCAGCTCGCAGCGCTCGTCGCGATCAGCGAAGTGCGGTACCTGCAGGGGGAGAACCGGGATCAGGTGGTGCGAGCGCGCGACCGGACGCAAGCGATCTTCGACGAGATCGTCGCGGAGGGCGCGGCGTCCGGGCTGTTCGCGACGCCGTATCCGCAGGACGCCGCCCGCAACATCGTGACCATGTGCTCGGCGATCTCCACCTGGTACCACGACACCGGCAGGCTTTCGCGCGAGGATCTCGCCCAACAGCACGCGCACTATGCGCTCGCGCTCGTGGAGACCCGTCCCGGGCACTGA
- a CDS encoding 4-hydroxyphenylacetate 3-hydroxylase family protein: MTTQQENPTAEATQSPTSSRPLTGDEYIESIRDGREIFLYGEKVGDVTTHPAFRNSVQMTARLYDSLHDPEKQSVLTTPTDTGNGGFTHPFFRTPHNAQDLYADRDAIAEWAKMTYGWMGRSPDYKASFLGTLGANSDFYEPFADNAQRWYKESQEKVLYWNHAIINPPVDRDKNPDEVKDLFIHVEEERDDGLIVSGAKVVATGSAITHYNFIAHYGLPIKKREFALVCTVPMGAPGMKLICRNSYSNVADSTASPFDYPLSSRFDENDTIFILDKVFIPWENVFIYGDAEKASTFFPGSGFLHRFTFHGVTRLAVKLDFIAGLLMKGVEATGTKDFRGIQTRVGEVIGWRNMFWALSDAMAASPDEWKHGAVLPHLDYGLAYRWFMTVGYPRIREIIMQDLGSGLIYLPSHANDFKSPEIRPYLDQYVRGSNGYDSIERTKLMKLIWDSVGSEFGGRHELYERNYSGNHEGVRAELLFAAQQSGAADGMKGFAEQCMAEYDLDGWTVPDLYNPGETTLGGR; this comes from the coding sequence ATGACCACCCAGCAGGAGAACCCGACCGCTGAGGCGACCCAGAGCCCCACGAGCAGCCGCCCGCTGACCGGCGACGAGTACATCGAGTCCATTCGCGACGGACGCGAGATCTTTCTCTACGGCGAGAAGGTCGGCGACGTCACGACCCACCCCGCCTTTCGCAACTCGGTGCAGATGACCGCGCGACTCTACGACTCCTTGCACGACCCGGAGAAGCAGTCCGTGCTCACGACGCCGACCGACACCGGCAACGGCGGGTTCACCCACCCGTTCTTCCGGACTCCGCACAACGCACAGGACCTCTACGCCGACCGCGACGCGATCGCGGAATGGGCGAAGATGACCTACGGATGGATGGGCCGCAGCCCGGACTACAAGGCGTCGTTCCTGGGAACGCTGGGCGCGAACTCCGACTTCTACGAGCCTTTCGCGGACAACGCCCAACGGTGGTACAAGGAGTCGCAGGAAAAGGTCCTGTACTGGAACCACGCGATCATCAACCCGCCGGTGGACCGGGACAAGAACCCGGACGAGGTCAAGGATCTGTTCATCCACGTCGAGGAGGAACGCGACGACGGCCTGATCGTCTCGGGCGCGAAGGTCGTCGCGACGGGTTCGGCGATCACGCACTACAACTTCATCGCCCACTACGGATTGCCCATCAAGAAGCGCGAGTTCGCCCTCGTGTGCACCGTGCCGATGGGCGCACCCGGTATGAAGCTGATCTGCCGCAACTCCTACTCCAACGTCGCCGACAGCACCGCGAGCCCGTTCGACTATCCGCTCTCCAGCCGTTTCGACGAGAACGACACGATCTTCATCCTGGACAAGGTGTTCATCCCGTGGGAGAACGTCTTCATCTACGGCGACGCCGAGAAGGCGAGCACGTTCTTCCCCGGTTCCGGCTTCCTGCACCGGTTCACGTTCCACGGAGTGACCCGACTGGCAGTCAAGCTGGACTTCATCGCCGGACTGCTCATGAAGGGCGTCGAGGCGACCGGCACGAAGGACTTCCGGGGCATCCAGACCCGCGTCGGTGAGGTCATCGGCTGGCGCAACATGTTCTGGGCGCTTTCGGACGCGATGGCCGCCAGTCCCGACGAGTGGAAACACGGCGCCGTGCTGCCACACTTGGATTACGGCTTGGCCTACCGCTGGTTCATGACCGTCGGCTACCCGCGCATCCGCGAGATCATCATGCAGGACCTGGGCAGTGGCTTGATCTACCTGCCTTCGCACGCGAACGACTTCAAGTCCCCGGAGATCCGCCCGTACCTGGACCAGTACGTGCGCGGCTCGAACGGCTACGACTCCATCGAGCGCACCAAGCTGATGAAGCTCATCTGGGACTCGGTCGGCAGCGAGTTCGGCGGCAGGCACGAGCTCTACGAGCGCAACTACTCGGGCAACCACGAGGGCGTCCGGGCCGAGTTGCTCTTCGCCGCCCAGCAGTCCGGTGCCGCCGACGGAATGAAGGGCTTCGCCGAACAGTGCATGGCCGAGTACGACCTGGACGGCTGGACCGTGCCCGATCTCTACAACCCCGGCGAGACCACGCTGGGCGGTCGCTGA
- a CDS encoding MaoC/PaaZ C-terminal domain-containing protein, with amino-acid sequence MTSMHFEDFAVGARYTSGTRTVTDQDLKAFTELSGDRHPLHVDGGSGRFDRPVLHAPFGQAVFFGLFHDLHLVDDTIVSVLDTQWQYRAPVYVGDTLRFEMTITRCRRTSKQDEGVVTRHVTLFNQDDVAVQDGTSAMLLRARTTGPDPVARAFGTVAWGSALAELAADDERFTSAIASWDGTIGLRCGADETQLRIYRGRVIDVSRRSPHGSTFTLGADESEWTELLTGDDNDFMQRAMRGRFQVSGSGYEYLRLTKVLHTLIDHARTLAQQGGSP; translated from the coding sequence ATGACCTCGATGCACTTCGAAGACTTCGCGGTCGGAGCGCGCTACACGAGCGGCACCCGCACGGTCACCGACCAGGACCTCAAAGCCTTCACCGAGCTCAGCGGCGACCGCCATCCGCTGCACGTCGACGGCGGCTCGGGCCGTTTCGACCGTCCCGTCCTGCACGCACCGTTCGGCCAGGCCGTGTTCTTCGGGCTCTTCCACGACCTGCACCTGGTCGACGACACCATCGTGAGCGTGCTGGACACCCAGTGGCAGTACCGCGCTCCGGTTTATGTCGGCGACACCCTCCGGTTCGAGATGACCATCACCCGCTGCCGCCGGACGTCGAAGCAGGACGAAGGCGTGGTCACGCGACACGTGACGCTGTTCAACCAGGACGACGTGGCCGTGCAGGACGGCACCAGCGCGATGCTCCTCCGTGCCCGCACCACCGGCCCCGATCCGGTCGCGCGCGCGTTCGGCACGGTCGCCTGGGGCAGCGCTCTCGCCGAGCTGGCCGCCGACGACGAACGGTTCACCTCGGCGATCGCCAGCTGGGACGGGACGATCGGCCTGCGCTGCGGCGCCGACGAAACCCAGCTGCGGATCTACCGGGGACGCGTGATCGACGTCAGCAGGCGGTCGCCGCACGGGTCGACGTTCACGCTCGGTGCCGACGAGTCCGAGTGGACCGAGCTGCTCACCGGCGACGACAACGACTTCATGCAGCGGGCGATGCGGGGCCGGTTCCAGGTCTCCGGCAGCGGCTACGAGTACCTGCGACTGACGAAGGTGCTGCACACGCTGATCGACCACGCACGCACGCTCGCGCAGCAAGGGGGTTCGCCATGA
- a CDS encoding MFS transporter: MQTDDRPAGMGRLTGAAVLATTLEWFDFMIYSTAAALVFGSVFFPEFSGVAGTLASFATFAVGFVARPLGGIVAGHLGDRFGRKPPLVGAMVVMGGATFGIGLLPTYDAIGVAAPLLLVALRLIQGLGVGAQWGGAALLLTEHAPVERRGYYGSFIQMGSILGAVTGNLFFLALVATMSDDQFQSWGWRVPFLSGLFLVAIGIYVQLKIEDTPVFRSMRQGSAAGTVRRSPLGLALRLYRREILQAAGAFFVVNATFYVLISGMLDYGTEYAGLSRTGMLMCVLGAGATQIVTIPLFGALSDRKGRRTQYLVGAVLMAAFAFPLFWLVGTGSVPLVLLGLTIAFTIHAVMFGPQAALFAEMFPADVRYSGASLGFQLASVFAGGLAPFIMTALLAAAGAWSVSLYIVVMAALTFVAVYTVREHFRRDLHATSNEVRTSEGVSA; encoded by the coding sequence ATGCAGACCGACGATCGACCAGCGGGAATGGGCCGCCTGACCGGGGCCGCGGTCCTCGCCACCACGCTCGAGTGGTTCGACTTCATGATCTACTCGACCGCCGCCGCGCTCGTGTTCGGCAGCGTGTTCTTCCCCGAGTTCAGCGGGGTCGCGGGGACGTTGGCGTCCTTCGCCACGTTCGCGGTGGGGTTCGTCGCCCGGCCCCTCGGCGGGATCGTCGCGGGTCATCTCGGCGACCGCTTCGGACGCAAACCACCCCTCGTCGGCGCGATGGTCGTCATGGGTGGGGCGACCTTCGGTATCGGCCTGCTGCCGACGTACGACGCCATTGGCGTGGCTGCGCCGTTGTTGCTCGTGGCACTGCGCCTGATCCAGGGGCTCGGCGTCGGCGCGCAGTGGGGAGGTGCTGCGTTGCTGCTCACCGAACACGCGCCCGTGGAGCGCCGCGGCTACTACGGAAGCTTCATCCAGATGGGCTCGATTCTGGGCGCGGTGACCGGCAACCTCTTCTTTCTCGCGCTCGTGGCGACCATGAGTGACGACCAGTTCCAGAGTTGGGGTTGGCGAGTGCCGTTCCTGTCCGGGCTGTTCCTGGTGGCGATCGGCATCTACGTGCAGCTCAAGATCGAGGACACGCCCGTGTTCCGGAGCATGCGTCAAGGCTCGGCGGCGGGCACCGTGCGGCGATCGCCGCTGGGTCTGGCTCTGCGCTTGTACCGGCGGGAGATTCTGCAGGCGGCGGGCGCGTTCTTCGTCGTCAACGCGACCTTCTACGTCCTCATCAGCGGCATGCTCGACTACGGCACCGAGTACGCGGGCCTGTCGCGCACGGGCATGCTGATGTGCGTGCTGGGCGCCGGAGCTACTCAGATCGTGACGATCCCGCTGTTCGGGGCGCTCAGTGACCGCAAGGGACGTCGCACGCAGTACCTCGTCGGCGCGGTGCTCATGGCCGCCTTCGCGTTCCCGCTGTTCTGGTTGGTGGGCACCGGCTCGGTGCCGCTCGTGCTGCTCGGACTGACGATCGCCTTCACCATCCACGCGGTGATGTTCGGGCCGCAAGCGGCGTTGTTCGCGGAGATGTTCCCCGCCGACGTGCGGTACTCGGGCGCTTCGCTGGGCTTCCAGCTCGCGTCGGTCTTCGCGGGCGGTCTCGCTCCGTTCATCATGACCGCGTTGCTGGCCGCCGCCGGGGCGTGGTCGGTGTCGCTGTACATCGTCGTCATGGCCGCACTCACGTTCGTCGCGGTCTACACGGTGCGGGAGCATTTCCGGCGAGACCTGCACGCGACCTCGAACGAGGTCCGGACATCGGAGGGAGTCAGCGCATGA
- a CDS encoding dioxygenase family protein, with protein sequence MDFTEETASDAVVASFANTEDPRLRAVLGSLTRHLHDFVREVRPSHDEWAKAVDFLTEVGQTCDETRQEFILLSDVLGVSMLVETINGQHGGTENTVLGPFHAVESPQRDAGENIDLLGEGEPCVVTGRVVSTDGEPLRGASVDIWQCTSEGFYDVQQPDVQPLGNGRGLFRSDDDGRFWFRTVVPSHYPIPTDGPVGALLETARRHPYRPAHIHLLAEAAGHEPVTTHLFVADSPYIDSDAVFAVKQSLVTEFVQVDDEDQAKAYGVQAPFRLVDVEISLETEGRLA encoded by the coding sequence ATGGACTTCACCGAAGAGACGGCGTCCGATGCGGTCGTCGCCAGCTTCGCCAACACCGAGGACCCTCGCCTGCGGGCGGTGCTGGGCTCGCTCACCCGGCATCTGCACGACTTCGTCCGGGAAGTCCGGCCGTCGCACGACGAGTGGGCGAAAGCCGTCGACTTCCTGACCGAGGTCGGCCAGACGTGCGACGAGACCCGGCAGGAATTCATCCTGCTCTCCGACGTCCTCGGCGTGTCGATGCTGGTCGAGACGATCAACGGGCAGCACGGTGGAACCGAGAACACCGTGCTGGGCCCGTTCCACGCCGTCGAGTCGCCGCAGCGGGACGCAGGCGAGAACATCGACCTGCTCGGCGAGGGTGAACCGTGTGTGGTGACCGGGCGCGTCGTCTCCACCGACGGCGAGCCGCTGCGCGGGGCGAGCGTGGACATCTGGCAGTGCACCTCGGAGGGCTTCTACGACGTGCAGCAGCCCGACGTGCAGCCGCTGGGCAACGGGCGCGGCCTGTTCCGCTCCGACGACGACGGCCGATTCTGGTTCCGCACCGTCGTACCGAGCCACTACCCGATCCCGACCGACGGCCCCGTGGGCGCACTGCTCGAGACGGCCCGGCGTCACCCGTACCGGCCTGCGCACATCCACCTGCTCGCCGAGGCGGCCGGACACGAACCCGTCACGACGCACTTGTTCGTCGCCGACAGCCCCTACATCGACTCGGACGCGGTCTTCGCCGTCAAGCAAAGCCTGGTCACGGAGTTCGTACAGGTCGACGACGAGGATCAGGCCAAGGCCTACGGCGTACAGGCACCGTTTCGGCTCGTTGACGTCGAGATCAGCCTGGAAACCGAGGGACGCCTCGCGTGA
- a CDS encoding nuclear transport factor 2 family protein: protein MNDLETRVARLEDIHEIGQLRAKYCQYLDDGRWDELADLFTEDGAFVGLSTAQGREQLREFFPRLQHGPLTAWWHFSSNETVTVDGDDAQGETWLYQPCVVDGEPHVAAGRYTDVMRRESDGRWRFVERCVSFFWWCELRSGWQPGGMEWEPARTALDPRYATE from the coding sequence ATGAACGACCTGGAAACCAGGGTCGCGCGCCTCGAGGACATCCACGAGATCGGCCAGCTTCGCGCGAAGTACTGCCAGTACCTCGATGACGGCCGTTGGGACGAGCTCGCCGACCTGTTCACCGAGGACGGGGCGTTCGTCGGGCTCTCCACCGCGCAGGGCCGCGAGCAGCTGCGTGAGTTCTTCCCGCGCCTGCAGCACGGTCCGCTCACGGCGTGGTGGCACTTCAGCTCGAACGAGACCGTCACCGTCGACGGCGACGACGCGCAGGGCGAGACGTGGTTGTACCAACCGTGCGTCGTCGACGGTGAGCCGCACGTCGCGGCGGGGCGCTACACCGACGTCATGCGCCGCGAGTCCGACGGCCGGTGGCGTTTCGTCGAGCGCTGCGTGTCGTTCTTCTGGTGGTGCGAGCTGCGGTCCGGTTGGCAACCGGGCGGTATGGAGTGGGAGCCCGCGAGAACGGCGCTCGACCCGCGGTACGCCACGGAGTGA
- a CDS encoding acyl-CoA dehydrogenase family protein translates to MTHRPDTSATAVPGPLTDERREIQALARDFAMNEVLPLANELDPQQGAIPDSLRGQMAEMGFFGLLIPEEHGGLGLGVFEYCLVAEELARAWLSVSGLLARGNGMGGGFTAEQQKRLLPLVANGEYLGAYALSEAEAGSDVANLSCRARRDGDEWVVTGTKMWCTYADEADYLVLFARTDPDKDPAKPHRGISAFLVEKPRGTFPPGVTGSKVRKIGYHGWNTWELSFDEVRLPGDALLGEEGRGFYLAVSGLEVGRAHTAARAIGLARAGLEDSIAYVREREQFGRPIGDFQAIRFKIAQMATEIEASRRLMYHVATEIDQGRRCSLEASMAKLSASEMAERVTSEALQIHGGAGYTTDFAVERHWRDARLTRIFEGTSEIQLRVISDELLGRSA, encoded by the coding sequence ATGACACACCGTCCCGACACATCCGCCACGGCCGTGCCCGGCCCCCTGACCGACGAGCGTCGCGAGATCCAGGCACTCGCCAGGGACTTCGCGATGAACGAGGTGCTGCCGCTGGCCAACGAACTCGACCCGCAGCAAGGGGCGATTCCCGACTCGCTGCGGGGCCAGATGGCCGAGATGGGGTTCTTCGGCCTGCTGATCCCGGAGGAGCACGGCGGCCTCGGACTGGGCGTCTTCGAGTACTGCCTCGTGGCCGAGGAACTCGCCCGTGCGTGGTTGAGCGTGTCCGGACTGCTGGCGCGCGGCAACGGGATGGGTGGCGGATTCACCGCAGAGCAGCAGAAACGGCTGCTCCCCCTGGTCGCCAACGGCGAGTACCTCGGCGCGTACGCGCTGTCCGAGGCCGAAGCCGGATCGGACGTGGCCAACCTGTCCTGCCGGGCCCGCCGGGACGGCGACGAATGGGTCGTGACCGGCACCAAGATGTGGTGCACCTACGCCGACGAAGCCGACTACCTCGTCCTGTTCGCCCGCACCGACCCGGACAAGGACCCGGCGAAGCCACACCGAGGTATCAGCGCGTTCCTCGTCGAGAAGCCGCGCGGCACCTTCCCTCCGGGGGTCACGGGGAGCAAGGTCCGCAAGATCGGCTACCACGGGTGGAACACGTGGGAACTGTCCTTCGACGAGGTCCGGCTCCCTGGCGACGCCCTGCTCGGCGAGGAGGGGCGCGGCTTCTACCTCGCCGTCAGCGGCCTGGAGGTCGGCCGTGCGCACACGGCGGCACGGGCGATCGGGCTGGCCAGGGCCGGGCTGGAGGACTCGATCGCCTACGTCCGCGAGCGCGAACAGTTCGGTCGCCCGATCGGTGATTTCCAAGCGATCCGGTTCAAGATCGCCCAGATGGCCACCGAGATCGAAGCGAGCAGGCGACTCATGTACCACGTGGCGACCGAGATCGACCAGGGACGACGGTGTTCCCTCGAGGCGTCGATGGCGAAGTTGTCCGCCAGCGAGATGGCCGAGCGCGTCACGAGCGAGGCGCTGCAGATCCACGGCGGCGCGGGCTACACGACCGACTTCGCCGTGGAACGACACTGGCGCGACGCCCGGTTGACACGCATCTTCGAGGGCACCTCGGAGATCCAGCTCCGGGTGATCTCCGACGAGCTTCTCGGGCGGTCCGCATGA